Proteins encoded by one window of Haliotis asinina isolate JCU_RB_2024 chromosome 6, JCU_Hal_asi_v2, whole genome shotgun sequence:
- the LOC137286232 gene encoding periodic tryptophan protein 1 homolog, producing MNVVPCLAWVKRGVAEKSPHKVELDKKDLERVIEATRDDLDELEDEDEAADDELQAVGGQEKIKHEEDTSQKPKKKKNAKKRKHEELKEDEEEDIVSKYGLDDYDDENDEDVLISGVGGLSFYASNDDDPYVTVPKDVDSDEEDFEIKPMDNLVLACRAHKDHSFLEVYVYNEMLGNLFVHHDYLLSSFPLAVEWLSFSPSDASTGNHAAVATMEPVIEIWNLDVVDCLEPAAVLGSKKSKKKKKRPGAAQSHTDSVLDLSWNSVVGNVLASASADNTIALWDLADQKVVTSIRQHTDKVQAVHWHPLEAQTLLSGGFDQTARVYDCRNPEENHKTWTVQGEAEKVLWNDQSPVNFFVTTDQGIIYYMDIRHDSKPVFTLSAHSQAVTGICLSSATKGLLVTTSSDKMMKVWDIESGKPSMVLERNLKMNELYCVSSCPDAPFVFAFGGEKELKVWDIRESAAVRRRFHSRMSADLQAECKGDDKDLPDALEEDVTTPDMAADNEEEELMKEMGETTGVKGKKKKKKKKKPKKGILEY from the exons ATGAATGTAGTTCCCTGTCTTGCGTGGGTCAAAAGAGGTGTTGCAGAAAAAAGTCCACACAAG GTTGAACTTGACAAGAAGGATTTGGAGAGAGTCATTGAGGCAACTAGAGA TGATTTGGATGAACTGGAGGATGAAGATGAGGCAGCTGATGATGAACTACAAGCCGTGGGTGGGCAGGAGAAGATAAAACATGAAGAGGATACAAGTCAAAAaccaaaaaagaagaaaaatgcAAAAAAGCGGAAACATGAAGAGTTGAAAGAAGATGAGGAAGAGGACATTGTATCTAAATATGGCTtggatgattatgatgatgagaACGATG AGGATGTCCTCATCAGTGGTGTAGGGGGGCTGTCGTTCTACGCCAGTAATGACGATGACCCCTACGTGACAGTGCCAAAAGAT GTTGACAGTGACGAGGAAGACTTTGAGATCAAACCCATGGACAACTTGGTACTTGCCTGCCGAGCACACAAAGACCACAGTTTCCTTGAGGTATATG TATACAACGAGATGCTGGGCAACCTGTTTGTTCACCATGACTACCTGCTCTCGTCCTTCCCACTGGCGGTCGAATGGCTCAGCTTTAGCCCCTCAGATGCCTCAACAG GTAACCATGCTGCTGTGGCCACAATGGAGCCTGTGATAGAGATATGGAATCTTGATGTGGTCGATTGTCTGGAACCTGCAGCTGTACTTGGCTCAAAAAAGtccaaaaagaagaaaaaacgg CCAGGAGCTGCACAAAGTCACACAGACTCGGTGCTGGACTTGTCCTGGAATTCTGTTGTTGG TAATGTTCTTGCCAGTGCATCAGCAGACAACACAATTGCATTGTGGGATTTAGCTGACCAGAAAGTTGTCacttcaatcagacaacacacAGATAAG GTACAAGCGGTGCATTGGCATCCTCTGGAGGCACAGACTCTCCTGTCTGGTGGCTTCGACCA AACTGCTCGTGTGTACGATTGTCGGAATCCAGAGGAGAATCACAAGACCTGGACAGTGCAAGGCGAGGCAGAGAAGGTGTTATGGAACGACCAGTCGCCAGTCAACTTCTTT GTAACGACAGATCAGGGCATCATCTACTATATGGACATCCGTCACGACAGTAAACCAGTGTTCACGCTATCAGCACATTCCCAGGCTGTCACAG GTATTTGCCTGAGCAGTGCTACAAAGGGGCTGTTGGTGACAACGTCGTCTGACAAGATGATGAAGGTTTGGGACATTGAGTCAGGCAAGCCGTCAATGGTGTTGGAGCGGAACTTGAAAATG aATGAGCTGTATTGTGTCAGCAGCTGTCCTGACGCCCCCTTTGTGTTCGCATTTGGCGGGGAGAAGGAGCTGAAGGTCTGGGATATACGGGAAAGTGCAGCAG TGAGGAGACGCTTCCACAGTCGGATGTCGGCCGATCTACAGGCGGAGTGTAAAGGTGATGACAAGGACCTCCCTGATGCACTGGAGGAGGATGTGACAACACCAGACATGGCTGCAGATAATGAGGAAGAAGAATTGATGAAGGAAATGGGGGAGACAACAGGTGTTAAgggaaagaagaagaaaaagaaaaaaaagaaaccaaaGAAGGGGATACTTGAATATTGA